In Halogeometricum sp. S1BR25-6, a single genomic region encodes these proteins:
- a CDS encoding replication factor A (Replication protein A protects and stabilize the intermediate ssDNA that is generated by the unwinding action of a DNA helicase at the replication fork. In addition, SSBs prevent the formation of secondary structures by single-stranded template DNA.) codes for MSDLRNHAEEIADQFSDHLDIDADDVEERLQNLVDEYRVPVDEARRSVVNSYLDEAGLDRDELGRGGNEEVHLADIDQDEQWVDVTAKVVELWEPRSESISQVGLLGDESGRMKFVSFTTSDLPEIEEGKVYRLGNVVTDEYQGNFSVKLNRTTSIEELDEDIEVGDDATTVEGALVDIQSGSGLIKRCPEEGCTRVLQNGRCNEHGNVEGEFDLRIKGVLDDGDAVHEVIFGRDMTEELTGISLEEAQEMAMDALDTTVVVDEMRTDLIGRYYRVSGPELGRYVLADDTERLNGPADAEAVLIEARSI; via the coding sequence ATGTCAGACCTGCGAAACCACGCGGAGGAGATTGCCGACCAGTTTTCAGACCACTTGGATATCGACGCCGACGACGTCGAGGAGCGACTGCAGAACCTCGTCGACGAGTACCGGGTGCCCGTCGACGAGGCGCGCCGCTCCGTCGTCAACAGCTACCTCGACGAGGCGGGCCTCGACCGCGACGAACTCGGCCGCGGCGGGAACGAGGAGGTCCACCTCGCGGACATCGACCAGGACGAGCAGTGGGTCGACGTGACCGCGAAAGTCGTCGAACTGTGGGAGCCCCGAAGCGAGTCCATCTCGCAGGTGGGCCTCCTCGGCGACGAGTCCGGGCGGATGAAGTTCGTCTCCTTCACCACCTCCGACCTCCCCGAAATCGAGGAGGGGAAGGTGTACCGCCTCGGCAACGTCGTCACCGACGAGTACCAGGGCAACTTCTCGGTGAAGCTCAACCGGACGACCAGCATCGAAGAACTCGACGAGGACATCGAAGTCGGCGACGACGCCACCACCGTCGAGGGCGCGCTCGTGGACATCCAGTCCGGGAGCGGCCTCATCAAGCGCTGCCCCGAGGAGGGCTGTACGCGCGTCCTCCAGAACGGCCGCTGTAACGAGCACGGCAACGTCGAGGGCGAGTTCGACCTCCGCATCAAGGGCGTCCTCGACGACGGCGATGCCGTCCACGAGGTCATCTTCGGCCGCGACATGACCGAAGAACTGACCGGCATCTCCTTGGAAGAGGCCCAGGAGATGGCGATGGACGCCTTGGACACCACCGTGGTCGTCGACGAGATGCGCACGGACCTCATCGGGAGGTACTACCGCGTCTCCGGCCCCGAGCTGGGGCGGTACGTGCTCGCCGACGACACCGAACGGCTGAACGGACCGGCCGATGCCGAAGCAGTCCTCATCGAAGCGAGGTCGATCTAA
- a CDS encoding RPA family protein — translation MSSNEVPSREVARRVFAEEFNDASYTFKESDDERAPVYLLLPSGEKANRVFLVGTLTEKEDVGEDNEYWRGRIVDPTGTFFVYAGQYQPEAASALRDLEPPAYVSVVGKPRTYETDDGNVNVSVRPESISVVDAETRDRWVVETAQRTVERIERFEEEGNEYGRMAREEYDLPVDRYKTAAVSALQSLEEAGGDELGGSEESEGSDSESSGTDTDTASPEPNA, via the coding sequence ATGAGTTCCAACGAAGTCCCCTCCCGAGAGGTCGCCCGACGAGTATTCGCCGAAGAGTTCAACGACGCCAGCTACACGTTCAAGGAGTCCGACGACGAACGGGCGCCGGTGTACCTGCTCCTCCCCTCGGGGGAGAAGGCCAACCGCGTCTTCCTCGTCGGCACCCTCACCGAGAAGGAGGACGTGGGCGAGGACAACGAGTACTGGCGGGGCCGCATCGTCGACCCGACGGGGACGTTCTTCGTCTACGCCGGGCAGTACCAACCCGAGGCAGCGAGCGCGCTCCGCGACCTCGAACCGCCGGCGTACGTCTCCGTCGTCGGCAAGCCGCGGACGTACGAGACGGACGACGGCAACGTCAACGTCTCCGTACGCCCCGAGTCCATCAGCGTCGTCGACGCCGAGACGCGGGACCGCTGGGTGGTCGAGACGGCGCAGCGAACGGTCGAGCGCATCGAACGGTTCGAGGAGGAGGGCAACGAGTACGGGCGCATGGCCCGCGAGGAGTACGACCTCCCCGTCGACCGCTACAAGACGGCCGCCGTCTCCGCCCTGCAGAGCCTCGAAGAGGCCGGCGGCGACGAACTCGGCGGGTCCGAAGAGTCCGAGGGGTCCGACTCCGAGAGTTCGGGCACCGATACGGACACCGCCTCGCCGGAACCGAACGCGTAG